One segment of Chionomys nivalis chromosome 1, mChiNiv1.1, whole genome shotgun sequence DNA contains the following:
- the Ssbp1 gene encoding single-stranded DNA-binding protein, mitochondrial isoform X2 encodes MFRRPVFQVFRQFVRHESEVATSLVLERSLNRVQLLGRVGQDPVMRQVEGKNPVTIFSMATNEMWRSGESEAYQMGDVSQKTTWHRISVFRPGLRDVAYQYVKKGARIFVEGKVDYGEYMDKNNVRRQATTIIADNIIFLSDQMKEKA; translated from the exons ATGTTTCGAAGACCTGTGTTCCAG GTGTTTCGTCAGTTTGTAAGGCATGAGTCTGAAGTGGCCACCAGTTTGGTTCTTGAACGAT CTCTGAACCGTGTCCAGTTACTTGGACGAGTCGGGCAGGACCCTGTCATGAGACAGGTGGAAGGAAAAAACCCAGTCACGATATTTTCTATGGCAACCAATGAGATGTGGCGGTCAGGGGAGAGTGAAGCATACCAAATGG GTGACGTCAGTCAGAAGACAACATGGCACAGAATATCAGTGTTCCGACCAGGCCTCAGAGATGTGGCATATCAGTATGTGAAAAAGGG GGCTCGCATATTTGTGGAAGGGAAAGTGGACTATGGTGAATACATGGATAAAAATAATGTGAGGCGGCAGGCAACGACCATCATAGCTG